The Serratia rhizosphaerae genome has a segment encoding these proteins:
- a CDS encoding gamma-glutamylcyclotransferase family protein: MRIIVYGSLRRKQGNSHWMTNAQWLGEHELEGYQIYNLGHYPAAIPGEGTIHCEVYRINSSILAELDELKSNTKDYKRELIQTPYGSAWIYLYRHSVEGYPLIESGDWLKRHDEA; encoded by the coding sequence ATGCGAATAATTGTCTACGGCAGTTTACGACGCAAACAGGGAAACAGCCATTGGATGACCAACGCCCAATGGTTAGGCGAGCATGAGCTCGAAGGCTATCAGATTTATAATCTGGGCCATTACCCGGCAGCGATCCCTGGAGAGGGCACGATACACTGTGAGGTGTACCGTATTAACTCATCGATTTTGGCCGAGCTTGACGAGCTTAAAAGCAACACCAAGGACTATAAGCGCGAACTGATCCAGACGCCTTATGGTAGTGCGTGGATCTACCTGTATCGACACAGCGTAGAGGGGTATCCGCTGATTGAAAGCGGTGACTGGCTGAAGCGTCACGACGAAGCATAA